The sequence TGGTCACTGTGGCTACTGCAGCTGAGACTAGTGCTGCCCTCGGCCTCTGCCCAGGCCCTCAGCTACAGGGAGGCCGTGCTTCACACGGGGGACTGCATCAATGACGGGTCCACGGAAGCTAATCTCTACCGCCTCCTGGAGCTAGACCCGCCTCCAGAGCAGGACGTgagttggggagggggctgggaagggGATCTGTCTCCTGACACCCTTGGCCACACTGTCGCCCCCTTCACTCAGGCTGTACCTCCTGTCAGGAAGGCACTTTGCCCTCTAGGTGGCTCCCACCTCTTCCAGAAAACCTTCCCAGACCTGGGTCCCCTGCCAGCCCCAGGCTTCCTGCCTTAGCATCTCTGCTGTGGGATCAGGCGCCCTGCACACCTGGCTCCCAGGACTTCCGGGAGCTCCAGGGATGGAGGGGGTCACAGGCTCTGTGAGGTGACGTCCCTGCTGAAGCCCCCTCTGCACTGCGGTGTCTCCCTCCCAGGGAGGCCTCTGTCAGCCTGGAGGTTCCAGGTACAAGGGCTCTCCCTGCAGGCGGCCCTGACCTCCTTCAGCCCCTCTGCGGGGAGGCGCTGCCCTCAGCGCTGCCGTGCGGTCCGCTCCTGCTCTCTGTGAGCCCGTGAGGCCGGGACGGGCTCTGTCCCTCCCCTGGGCTCCCAGCACCAAGCCCAGGGCCAGACACACAGGGGGCTGGAGAGGCTGCCGtccgggtgggggcggggagacaGATCAGAGAAGGAAACATGAGCCCGGGTCCAGTCTCCCCACTTTGATCTTTGACCAGGTGGAGGACCGGGGAGCTCGAAAGCCTCTGAGCTTCACGGTGAAGGAGACCGTGTGTCCCAGGACGAGCCAGCAGCCCCCAGAGCAGTGTGACTTCAAGGAGAATGGGGTGAGCCTGGGGGCTGGAGGCTGAGGGCTGGGATAAATGCTTCTCAGCACAAGCTGAGCAGGGGACTTCAGGGAAGATTTCCAGCCCCTGAAGGGTGAGGTTGGCTGAGCCTGGAAGGTTATGGCCCCGGGGGTTCCAGTTTGACCTGGAAACTCCCCTTCCAGCTGGTGAAACAGTGTGTGGGGACAGCCAGCTTGGACCGGTCTGATGACCAGTTTGACCTAAACTGTAATGAGGTGAGTGGCCCCTTCTGTGTTGTGCAGATGCTAACAGGGTAGGTTGTGGAACATCCTTTGGACCAATGACCCGATGCCCCATCCAGGGCAGAGAAAAGGCCCTCCTACCCAGGCCCACCCTCCCCAATCCCCAGGTCTCCAGCCCTGGCTCTGTATCCTTTAGAGAAGTGGCTGTCTAAAGGGGTCCTCACCCAGGAACTGACAGTAAGGGAGATTCTCAGCCCTACTGAGATCTCCTGAATCAGACtttggggtggggcccaggcatTTGTACTTTCACAAGGCCTCCAGGGGATCCTGACAGTGCTGAAGCTGTGACACCCTGACTCGAGTCATGGTCTTGAGGCCATGCTCCAGTCCATCTTTGCCCGGATGGGCTTGTGACATTTGGAAGCTCCTTGTCATCTCTGGGATCAGCTTCCCCATATGTTGTGGGTTTAAGGATTCAACCACATGCTCCAAAGATCACTGTCAGAGGATGAGCTGGGGCCAAAGTTCCTTTGGTGGCCCAGTTTGGGGGTTGTTCAGGTGGGGAGAGAGTGGTCTTCTCTTGACCCTTGTCCAGTCCCACAAGTAATCTCTTCCATTGTGGTTCACAGCTTCAGAGTGGAGTGTCAGGGCTAAAGGACCTCAGCCTCCCAAACCTCGGCCTCATCACAGGCCAAGGCCAAGGCCACGGTCATGGTTCCTGCCAAGGTTCCCCGGAAAACAGTGAAGAACTGGCTATCACACCTATTAATGGCTTTTGGTGAATCCCGAGCCTGGGGAAGCGTTTTAAAGATCTGATTTGTTCTGTCTCAGGCTTCTGGACggtgaaaaataaattcttgtgAAATCAGCTTCCTCCAGGCTTCAATTtcaattatttctctttctcccactTACTGAGACTGAGTCCTTATCTCTGAGAggcctcctctgtgtgtgtgtgtgtgtgggtgtgtgtgtgtgtagctatgtgtatgtgtgtgtctatttgtgtgtgtgtctatgtacgTGTGTGAGATCACTCCTGTGAACACAGAGAAGCATGAGGCCCCCGTTCCTTCCAGGAGGGCACAGGGGGAGGCAGCAGCACCAAGAGGCCCAGGACAGTGTCTCCACCCTCGGGTCCCTCCCGAGcccttcccctgcccctgccctcctcctccaacaACCAACAGGACATAAGGAGACCTGCTGTCTGTGCAGTGCTGGTGTGAATGCTGTTCCTTCTGATGTGGAGCTGACAGTCCACGAGGGGCCAAGCTTCTCACCTTGTTAAACACTCACAGAGATGCAATTAGTCTACATGCATGCAAGTACAATGCCCTAAACGTTCCTCTTCCCCTTGACAATCTTAATTCTGGAATAGCCTGCCCCTCCTGGCTCTTCCTGTGGTTTTGAGACACACTACCATTTCTTCAGCTGGGTCCCAGATTTCAGTGGTGGGCTTGTGTTTAGGGATCACATGACACAAAAATTTGCACCATTAAATACAAGCATCCTACTCTTTGGGGTGAAGAGCACTGCATGAGGGTGAGAGACATACAGAGTGACACACAGGTCACATCACTGTTTGCCTGGGTGTTTCAGACACTGTCCACGCCCTGCCCACTCCTTATTCTCTAGCCGGTCTTTGCTCTGGGGCAGACTGGAAGCACTCGTTTGGGGCTGGGGGGTTGTTGGATCCAGGAAACAACTTCAATCAACCATTGCAGGGACTTGGTGGAAAAACACCTCCTCTTCCTCAAGCCTTGGGTGGCCGGTTTCCAGACCTGTCACATCACTCCCTGATGTCCACAGCTGGGTTGAGCCCCTGTCTCCCATTTTTGTAACCTCTTCACTGAAACACATCCTCTTTGACTTAAGTCCTGCCCTGTCTCCCCTTTCTACACTCCTGCTGGTGCTTTCTGGAATCATCTCCCAAACAAAATgctgggttagccaaaaagtaaTATCTTACGCCAAATCCCAaacaactttttggccaacatgATACTTCTACTAAATGCTTGTTTTAGGTCTGCCTTGGAGCCAACCTAAACCAAGACACAGATTCCCTTCTCTGAGGGGGACAGAGGGCAGGATCTCACAGAGACTTTACTCTGCTACCTGTCAGGCTTGGCTCCTCTTGGTGAGCACGCGGGGCTGATTTCAGGCAGGTTGGAGGAACCTCATGCTTCTCACGCTACATCACTCTACTTCATCCAGCATTCTGGGATGAATGCCACAGGGAAACTCGGGACTGTGCTGTGTCTGTGCCAGAGGATTCAGATTGCCAGAGCTACAGGTTAAATggtcagaatttctttttttgagcTAGTTGTTAAACTCTTGGTCGCTTGAAGTTGGTGGCTATTCCTGCTGACAGGTTGATGCCTCCCAAGTTCCGTTCCATCCCCTCCTGCCTGTGTTGCTGAAGCAGTGAAGACTGCAGGGAAGAGAGGTGGTACTAGAACATACAGCTGGAGTCCGCTGTTGCCGATGAAACTGACCAGCATCTTGCGACAGGAGCAGTCCTTCCCCAATGTCTTTATGGTTGAGTTTGGTGACTGCTCCTCTTCCTGATCTCACTCCATTCTGTGATGTCATCATCGCTCTGAGAGGTTTCCTTGAGCCAGCATGCATTTCCTCTTAGGCACGTGAAGATAAATttcaccctggtggctcagctctgTAGGTCACAGGTGCTAGGAGCTATGATGGGTGTCTCTGCTTTGTGTTCACAGGGCCAGTCAAGATGCTGATAAGGCTGGATTCCTTTCAATAGCCTCCAGGGGAGAACTGCTTTCAAGCTCGTTCAGGTTGATGGCAGAATTTGGTCCTTTGTGCTTGTAGGACCAAGACCGTGAATCCCTTGCGTGCTGTTGGCTGAGGTTTGTCTCCATTCCTAGAAGCTGTAACAAGGCCTTTGCTCACCCTTTTCCATCTTCAAAGGCAGCAATGGCCAGTGGAGGCCTTCCCTTTCTCCTAATCTCTCTGACTTCTGGGAGTTTgaatttcttaataatttttgattCAAGGGACATGTATTTTCATCTTGCAAGTTATGTAATTGGCCCTGGCCAGTGGTGTCTCCACACTTCCCACAGCACTTAAAGGAGACACTGGAAGTCATTCTCAGAGCAACTGGTTTCACTCCATCCTTGTGGGAAAACATCCAGATGTCTTTTTGAAGCCTTGAGAACACAACAAGAAATATAGTTAAAAACAACCAGAGTACCTGGGCTGATAAGCTGAGGTCAGTGAGTCCTGCATAAGCAGTGGGAAATTGAAAGGTGCAGACTTAGGAACACTGGGTCACCACAAGTTAGAACGCTGCTTGCACATGCACTGATGGTTTCTCTGATGTTCCTGGGATCTTTGCTTCCAGCCATCTGGAGCCCTTTGTACAGAAAATAACACAGAAGTTCCAAAGAAAATCATTAACTGGAGACTTGACTGGGAACACAAGAAACTTATGTTATCTAAAAAACCAGACACTTTCTGCATACCAAGAGCTCAATAAAAGCAATATAGAATTGGTCAGCAGGGTTCTTGATCCTTGAGGTCTTGAGTCCCCTGGTCCCAcgtttaaaaatttaattctgtctgtagtttcttttttccaAACTGTGCGTCGACCCATTTTCGATCCCTACCCGCTGTGCTGGCCACAGCACATACTCACCCAACTTTTATGTGTTCTCTTCATCCATAATCTTGAGTGTCCAGAGGACAGGGGACAGcccaggaagggaagaaagagagtgGGAGTTGGCACACGCAGAAAGGGACCCCCAGAGCAGCCTGTCAATGCTCATCGTGCTGCAAGTCAAAAAGCTGAGTCTCCAGGCCTCTTAAAGCAGTGGGCTGCAGGAGCGATGCAGGGCTGACCAGGGTAGTGATGGGGGCTAGGCAGAGGCGGCCTGCGGGTCATCTGAGAGAGAAGTAAGGGGCCCCATATCGGACCGGGAAAAACTTACTCAAGAGCCAGAGCTCTGAGTGCTGCCATCAGCACGGGCCAAGACCTCCCTCCCCagaccacacccccaccccacccagggcctcagtttcctccctggTCCGATGGTGGTAAGCCCTGCCCTGACTCCTGACAAGAGTgctgtgaggacttccctggtggtccagtggttaacaatgtgcttgccaatgcaggggacaccggttcgatTTCTGcttcgggaagattccacatgccacagagcagctaagtccatgcagcacaaccactgagccacctgccctagagcctgtggtctgcaacaGGAAAAGCCACTGAGAtcagaagcctgcacactgcaactagagagtgggccccgctcgccacaactacagaaagcccgtgctcagcaatgaagacctggtgtaccaaaaaaaccaaactctTAGGTagccaatgctgctgctgctgtttactcACTacgtcatgtctaactctttaggaccccatggactgtagtccacgaggttcctctgtccacgggattctccaggtagggatactggagtgggttgccatttcttcctccaggggatcttcctgacccagggatcaaacccgaatcttctgcttgtcaggtggattctttactactgagccacctgggaagcccatatatcacACACAgcagtattaattatattttttttacaaaagaatgCTGTGAGCTTGGAGGAGGTGGATTCACAAAAGCCCTTTGTACCCTGAAGGACCACACACACAGGTCCCATTCTTGGACTCAGGTCTCCAGGTTCCATAGACAACATGGCTGTGGGAGACTAGTTGGGGGGCAGGCCACAAGGGGCCCCACTCTCCTCTCACAAGTGTTTTCACCATGACCATCCCAGAGATTCATGTTCGGGTTGTTGCACTGGTGATAGGATGGACCCCAGGCACCTCACTCACTGGAAGGAAACTGGTGCCACTGGAGGAAAACCCACTTCGATGAGCTCACCCATGGGCAAACAGGTGACCATGGCCGCAAGGAGCCGTGGAGGGAGCCCCCTGCTTCCGCAGCTTCAGGAGCAGTCAGGGGGATCTGTTCTGTGCCCACTGCAGAGCTTGGGTTTCACACCAACACAGCATGGCTCTCACCAAACACAGTTCTagcccaccccatccctgccaCTCATCAGTCCTCCCAGTCTCCATCCCCATCCAATCCACAATCCCTCCTGCCCAGGCTCCTTCCTTGTGTGTTGTTTTTAATCAAGGTCAGTATCTGAAAAGAGGTTCCCCCTCGGGAGGCAGTTTGCTGCCAGAGACATGATCAGTGGTTCTTTGCTTGTGGTGAGCAGTCCgaaaagtgcttttaaaatctCCCAAttactttgttctgttttttctttttctttccttttaaaacacttaattatttatttattttggctgtgccgggtcttcaggGCTACagctttgtctagttgcagcgAACGGGGGCtaatctctagttgtggtatgcagacTCCTCATTGCGGTGGCGTCTCTCGTTGCAGGGCAccggctctaggcatgcaggcttcactagctgcagcacgtgggctctacAGCACAGGATCAGGAGTTggggcccacaggcttagttgtcccacggcatgtgggatttccCTGGACAAGGGATcggaaccatgtctcctgcattgacccgtggattatttaccactgcatcactagggaagtcctgtctttttctttcttttttttctggtttaattTTTGCTGGCTTCCAAATTGTTTTttggaaataagaaaagcaaGTGCCACCTGGATCTATTGAGGTTGGACCTGGGATCAGAGGAAAGGTAGATTCATGAGAAATCGAGGAGATTACATTCTGATTTCCAGTCCATCATTCTCCCCAGGAGTTGGTCCCTTCTGTCTTTCCAaagtgcatcagttcagttcagttcagttcagtcgctcagtcatgtccaactctttgcgaccccatgaattgcagcacgctaggcctccctgtccatcaccaactcccggagttgtctcaaactcatgcccatcgagtcggtgatgccatccagccatctcatcctctgtcatcccctccttctcctgcccccaatccctcccagcatcagggtcttttccaatgagtcaactcttcgcatgaggtggccaaagtactggagtttcagcttcagcatcagtccttccaatgaacacccaggactgacctcctttaggatggactggttggatctccttgcagtccaagggactctcaagagtctt is a genomic window of Cervus canadensis isolate Bull #8, Minnesota chromosome 22, ASM1932006v1, whole genome shotgun sequence containing:
- the LOC122424364 gene encoding cathelicidin-4-like, with the translated sequence MACGWNGQGSLRPDLQGWGVDSEECQDQTLLSGAGPRLSIKGGSLGLGGGRLGTVKSQRASLSLGRWSLWLLQLRLVLPSASAQALSYREAVLHTGDCINDGSTEANLYRLLELDPPPEQDVEDRGARKPLSFTVKETVCPRTSQQPPEQCDFKENGLVKQCVGTASLDRSDDQFDLNCNEVTSEWSVRAKGPQPPKPRPHHRPRPRPRSWFLPRFPGKQ